In Janthinobacterium sp. J1-1, a single genomic region encodes these proteins:
- a CDS encoding LysR family transcriptional regulator, with the protein MHNLRKLDLNLLLTLDALLVERNVTRAAQRLHLSQPSVSVQLGKLRTAFDDPLLLPGPRGMLPTARALALLAPLQAALAQLEQVLQPENAFDPLTAEVEWKLAAADATEYAILLPLLPSLRAAAPRSRMAVLEAVPARMAGQLESGQVDLGFLAQEEAPPGLRHRILFTEHYVLACRRDHPLLQAKPDLDRFCELEFVVVSPNGGGYRTAVDTALALQSLTRKVVLSVPHFLFVPPLLAQSDMVALLPSRLLKNALTQLRTWEAPLALPDYEMAMVWHERLHLDPGHRWLRGQVMAAL; encoded by the coding sequence ATGCACAATTTGCGCAAGCTCGATTTGAATCTGCTGCTGACTCTGGACGCCCTGCTGGTTGAACGCAATGTGACGCGCGCGGCCCAGCGTTTGCATCTGAGCCAGCCGTCCGTCAGTGTGCAACTGGGCAAGCTTCGCACCGCATTTGACGATCCGCTGCTGTTGCCCGGCCCGCGTGGGATGTTGCCGACGGCGCGCGCGCTGGCCTTGCTTGCTCCTTTGCAAGCGGCACTGGCCCAGCTGGAACAGGTGCTGCAGCCGGAAAACGCGTTTGATCCCTTGACGGCCGAGGTGGAATGGAAGCTGGCGGCGGCCGACGCCACCGAATACGCCATCCTGCTGCCGCTGCTACCAAGCTTGCGCGCCGCCGCGCCCCGTTCGCGCATGGCCGTGCTGGAGGCAGTGCCGGCGCGCATGGCCGGCCAGCTGGAAAGTGGCCAGGTCGACCTGGGCTTTTTGGCGCAGGAAGAGGCGCCGCCCGGTTTGCGCCATCGCATCTTGTTTACCGAACACTATGTGCTGGCTTGCCGGCGCGATCATCCGCTGCTGCAAGCCAAGCCCGATCTCGACCGCTTCTGTGAGCTGGAATTCGTGGTGGTGTCGCCAAATGGCGGCGGCTACCGCACGGCCGTCGATACGGCGCTGGCACTGCAGAGCCTCACCCGCAAGGTGGTGCTGTCGGTGCCGCATTTCCTGTTCGTGCCGCCCTTGCTGGCGCAGTCCGACATGGTGGCGCTGCTGCCGTCGCGGCTGCTGAAGAACGCCCTGACCCAGCTGCGCACCTGGGAAGCGCCGTTGGCGCTGCCCGACTACGAGATGGCGATGGTCTGGCATGAGCGCCTGCATCTCGATCCCGGCCACCGCTGGCTGCGCGGCCAGGTCATGGCTGCCCTGTAG
- the cadR gene encoding Cd(II)/Pb(II)-responsive transcriptional regulator, producing MRIGELARRTHCDVETVRYYEKAGLLQEPGRSSAGYREYKAEHQERLQFIRHCRSLQIGLSDIRALLEFKNNPAEGCQSVNQLLDHHIERIAEQMANLQTLQQQLVSLRHQCDQPTPSQDCAILQNLSEAASGNDCACHTELH from the coding sequence ATGCGTATCGGAGAACTGGCCAGGCGCACCCATTGCGATGTCGAAACGGTGCGCTACTATGAAAAAGCGGGCTTGCTGCAGGAACCGGGCCGCAGCAGCGCCGGCTACCGCGAATACAAGGCGGAACACCAGGAGCGGCTGCAGTTCATCCGCCATTGCCGTTCATTGCAGATCGGGCTGAGCGATATCCGCGCCTTGCTGGAATTTAAGAACAACCCGGCCGAAGGTTGCCAGAGCGTCAATCAGTTGCTGGACCACCATATCGAGCGGATCGCCGAGCAGATGGCCAACCTGCAAACCTTGCAGCAGCAACTGGTCAGCCTGCGCCACCAGTGCGACCAGCCGACGCCGTCGCAAGACTGCGCCATCCTGCAAAACCTGTCCGAAGCGGCCAGCGGCAACGATTGCGCCTGCCATACGGAGTTGCATTAA
- a CDS encoding DUF2061 domain-containing protein, which produces MKTFSQVITHMSIAFGLAYLLTGSLALGGLAAIIEPVINVALLPLHEKLWHAIRRRQAHKHLGVAALAGEKLSQTLMHMGVAFAVMYWATGSAAFGGLLAVVEPICNVIVLPFHDRLWARLRTRLERRDALRLAAL; this is translated from the coding sequence ATGAAAACATTCAGCCAGGTCATCACCCATATGTCGATCGCCTTTGGCCTCGCCTACTTGCTGACGGGCTCGCTCGCTCTCGGTGGCCTGGCCGCCATTATCGAACCGGTCATCAATGTCGCCTTGCTGCCCTTGCACGAAAAGCTGTGGCACGCGATCCGCCGGCGCCAGGCGCACAAGCACCTGGGCGTGGCCGCGCTGGCCGGCGAAAAGCTGAGCCAGACGCTGATGCACATGGGCGTGGCCTTTGCCGTGATGTACTGGGCTACCGGCTCGGCGGCGTTTGGCGGCTTGCTGGCCGTGGTCGAGCCGATCTGCAATGTGATCGTGTTGCCCTTCCACGACCGCCTGTGGGCGCGCTTGCGCACCAGACTGGAACGGCGCGACGCGCTGCGCCTGGCCGCGTTGTAA
- a CDS encoding heavy metal translocating P-type ATPase, with translation MPHDHHHAPTPAPSNEHAHDHGQQQSHGHSHGGCCSHSHAEVAASAPAFELPSAPLAGAQTAKYRIANMDCPVEERLIRNKLSGMDGVVGLDFNLMNRVLDVHHVLPSLASVEAALHGIGMQAVPVQAGVTSVKDPDEGKLSGVQKSLLFVSGISAVAAEALAWTTHQDNSPLVIALALLSIASGGWPTLKKGWIALKSFTLNINFLMSLAVIGAVAIGQWPEAAMVIFLFAIAELIEGLSLNRARNAVHSLMQLAPDVATVQFGDDWRSVPVAQVLVGSLVRVKPGERIALDGIVQSGQSAVNQAPITGESMPVDKAAGDVVYAGTINELGLLDISVTANSGNSTLAKIVRVIEETQGKQAPTQRFVDQFARYYTPVVVVCAILVAVLPPLLLGQPLMDWVYKALVMLVIACPCALVISTPVTVVSGLTAAARRGILVKGGQFLETGHQIKAIAVDKTGTLTMGKPAVTEVVAFDGHSREDILLLAASLEAGSAHPLAAAIVKAGPPAAQLQAVAQFSALHGRGVQGMLAGRTYYLGNARLMQELKVLTPALQAVLARLEQQAYTAMVLADDRQALGVIAVADVLRPTAAAAIARLTSMGVTTVMLTGDNALTAQRIADEVGVTLVKAELLPENKLDEIVALQRQFGVVAMLGDGVNDAPALAQADIGFAMGAAGSDTAIETADVALMDDELGKLPEFISLSRRTRRILVQNISFAIGIKVIFFGLALGGLATLWMAVFADVGASLLVVANGLRLLRASKA, from the coding sequence ATGCCGCACGATCACCACCACGCCCCTACGCCCGCGCCGTCGAACGAACACGCGCATGATCATGGCCAACAACAATCGCACGGCCACTCCCATGGCGGCTGCTGTTCCCACAGCCATGCCGAGGTCGCTGCGTCGGCGCCGGCGTTCGAGCTGCCGAGCGCCCCGCTTGCCGGTGCGCAAACGGCCAAATACCGCATCGCCAATATGGATTGCCCGGTGGAAGAGCGCTTGATCCGCAACAAGCTGTCCGGCATGGACGGCGTGGTGGGCCTCGATTTCAACCTGATGAACCGGGTGCTGGACGTGCATCACGTTTTGCCTTCGTTGGCGAGCGTGGAAGCGGCGCTGCACGGTATCGGCATGCAGGCCGTGCCGGTGCAAGCCGGCGTGACCAGCGTGAAAGATCCCGATGAAGGCAAGCTGTCCGGCGTGCAGAAAAGCCTGCTGTTTGTCTCCGGCATATCCGCCGTGGCAGCCGAAGCGCTGGCATGGACGACGCACCAGGACAACTCGCCGCTGGTGATCGCGCTGGCCCTGCTGTCGATCGCCAGCGGCGGCTGGCCGACCTTGAAAAAGGGCTGGATCGCCCTGAAAAGTTTTACGCTGAATATCAATTTCCTGATGAGCCTGGCGGTTATCGGCGCCGTCGCCATCGGCCAGTGGCCGGAAGCGGCGATGGTGATCTTCCTGTTTGCGATTGCCGAGCTGATCGAAGGCCTGTCGCTGAACCGCGCGCGCAATGCCGTGCACAGCCTGATGCAGCTGGCGCCGGACGTGGCCACCGTGCAGTTTGGCGATGACTGGCGCAGCGTGCCGGTGGCGCAGGTGCTTGTGGGCAGCCTGGTGCGGGTGAAACCGGGCGAACGCATCGCTCTGGACGGCATCGTCCAAAGCGGCCAGTCCGCCGTCAACCAAGCGCCGATCACGGGCGAAAGCATGCCGGTGGACAAGGCTGCCGGCGACGTGGTGTATGCGGGCACCATCAACGAACTGGGCTTGCTCGATATTAGCGTGACCGCCAACAGCGGCAACAGCACCCTGGCGAAAATCGTCAGGGTGATCGAGGAGACCCAGGGCAAGCAGGCGCCCACCCAGCGCTTTGTCGACCAGTTCGCCCGCTATTACACGCCGGTGGTGGTGGTCTGCGCCATTCTGGTGGCGGTATTGCCGCCCTTGCTGCTGGGCCAGCCGCTGATGGACTGGGTCTATAAAGCGCTGGTGATGCTGGTGATCGCCTGCCCTTGCGCCCTGGTCATTTCCACGCCGGTTACCGTGGTCAGCGGCCTGACGGCGGCGGCGCGGCGCGGCATTCTGGTAAAAGGCGGGCAATTCCTGGAAACCGGCCATCAGATCAAGGCGATCGCCGTCGACAAGACCGGCACGCTGACCATGGGCAAACCGGCCGTGACGGAGGTGGTGGCTTTCGATGGCCACAGCCGCGAAGACATCCTGCTGCTGGCCGCCAGCCTGGAGGCCGGGTCCGCCCACCCGCTGGCCGCCGCCATCGTCAAGGCGGGGCCGCCGGCTGCCCAGTTGCAAGCGGTGGCGCAATTTTCCGCGCTGCATGGCCGTGGCGTGCAAGGCATGCTGGCCGGCCGGACCTACTACCTGGGCAATGCGCGGCTGATGCAGGAATTGAAGGTGCTGACGCCGGCATTGCAGGCGGTTCTTGCCCGCCTGGAACAGCAAGCCTATACGGCGATGGTCCTGGCTGACGATCGCCAGGCGCTGGGCGTGATCGCCGTGGCCGATGTGCTGCGCCCGACGGCCGCGGCCGCCATTGCCCGCCTGACGTCCATGGGCGTGACCACCGTCATGCTGACCGGCGACAATGCCCTGACGGCGCAGCGTATTGCCGATGAAGTCGGCGTAACCCTGGTCAAGGCGGAACTGCTGCCGGAAAACAAGCTCGATGAAATCGTGGCCCTGCAGCGGCAGTTCGGCGTGGTGGCCATGCTGGGCGACGGCGTCAACGATGCGCCGGCCCTGGCGCAGGCCGATATCGGCTTTGCCATGGGCGCGGCCGGCAGCGATACGGCGATCGAAACGGCCGACGTGGCGCTGATGGACGATGAACTGGGCAAGCTGCCGGAATTTATCAGCCTCTCCCGCCGTACGCGCCGCATCCTGGTACAAAATATCAGCTTTGCGATCGGCATCAAGGTCATTTTCTTCGGCCTGGCGCTGGGTGGCCTGGCGACTTTATGGATGGCCG
- a CDS encoding catalase family protein translates to MSAIPRPPLPYDPRHEYEEEGEQDTKAQLLQTLHGISATTYKDSGHATRSVHAKSHGLLRGQLQVLDGLAPELAQGLFARPGSYPVVMRISTIPGDMLDDNVSVPRGIAVKVVGVPGTQLSTLDGEDSTASAPAATQDFVMVNGPVFQAPTAKKFLGSLKLLASTTDKAPGLKKALSTVLQGAEKALEAVGGESTLLKGMGGHPETNVLGETYFSQVPILYGAYMAKVQLVPVSPELASLKDAPVDLDGKPNGLREAVTAFFASHTAIWEVRVQLCRDIDTMPLEDASVEWKQEDSPFLPVARITAPPQAGWSEALSRAIDDGMSFTPWHGVLEHRPLGSIMRVRKAAYAMSSRFRFERTGVEAREPRGVEDLPIA, encoded by the coding sequence ATGTCCGCCATTCCACGCCCGCCCCTGCCCTACGATCCCCGCCATGAATATGAGGAGGAAGGCGAGCAGGACACCAAGGCGCAGCTGCTGCAAACCTTGCATGGCATCTCGGCCACCACCTATAAAGACTCGGGCCACGCCACGCGCAGCGTGCATGCGAAAAGCCACGGCTTGCTGCGCGGCCAGTTGCAGGTGCTCGACGGCCTGGCGCCCGAACTGGCGCAGGGCCTGTTTGCCCGGCCGGGCAGCTATCCGGTCGTGATGCGTATCTCCACCATTCCCGGCGATATGCTGGACGACAATGTCTCCGTGCCGCGCGGCATAGCCGTCAAGGTGGTGGGCGTGCCAGGCACGCAGTTGTCGACCCTGGACGGCGAAGACAGTACGGCCAGCGCGCCGGCCGCCACACAGGATTTCGTGATGGTCAACGGCCCCGTGTTCCAGGCGCCGACGGCGAAGAAATTCCTCGGTAGCCTGAAATTGCTGGCCAGCACCACCGACAAGGCGCCTGGCCTGAAAAAAGCGTTGTCGACCGTGCTGCAAGGCGCTGAAAAAGCGCTGGAAGCGGTCGGTGGCGAGAGCACGCTGCTGAAAGGCATGGGTGGCCACCCGGAAACCAATGTGCTGGGCGAAACGTATTTCAGCCAGGTGCCCATCCTGTACGGCGCTTATATGGCCAAGGTGCAACTTGTGCCCGTCTCGCCGGAACTGGCGTCGCTGAAAGACGCGCCGGTGGATCTCGACGGCAAGCCGAACGGCCTGCGCGAGGCGGTCACCGCGTTTTTTGCCAGCCATACGGCCATCTGGGAAGTGCGCGTGCAGCTGTGCCGCGATATCGACACGATGCCGCTGGAAGACGCCTCGGTCGAATGGAAGCAGGAAGACAGCCCCTTCCTGCCGGTGGCCCGCATCACGGCACCGCCACAGGCGGGCTGGAGCGAGGCCTTGTCGCGCGCCATCGATGACGGCATGTCGTTTACGCCATGGCACGGGGTGCTGGAACACCGTCCGCTGGGCTCCATCATGCGCGTGCGCAAGGCGGCCTATGCCATGTCCTCGCGCTTCCGCTTCGAGCGCACGGGCGTGGAAGCGCGCGAACCGCGCGGCGTCGAAGACTTGCCAATCGCTTAA
- a CDS encoding LysR family transcriptional regulator — protein MLERIHLAVVREVDRLGSLTAAAQALFLTQPALSHTVKKLEQQMGTAVWLREGRSLRLTQAGQFLLGVANRVLPQLENAEGVLEQYRDGQRGVLRIGMECHPCYQWLLRIVSPYLAAWPDVDVDVKQKFQFGGIGALINYEIDMLVTPDPLPRPALHFEPVFAYEQVLVVHGEHRLAGLETITPEQLAQETLITYPVPIDRLDIYNQFLLPARITPKQHKTIETTDIMLQMVASGRGVTALPKWLVTDYAPQLSLRTLRLGPQGIQKHIYVGVRESDRGIDYVQSFIEMARQADRYP, from the coding sequence ATGCTTGAACGTATACATTTGGCCGTCGTGCGCGAAGTCGACCGCCTCGGTTCACTGACGGCGGCCGCCCAGGCGCTGTTCCTGACGCAACCCGCCCTCAGCCATACCGTCAAGAAGCTGGAACAGCAAATGGGCACGGCCGTGTGGCTGCGCGAAGGCCGCAGCCTGCGTCTGACGCAGGCCGGGCAATTCTTGCTGGGCGTGGCCAACCGCGTGCTGCCGCAGCTGGAAAACGCCGAAGGCGTCCTGGAGCAATACCGTGACGGCCAGCGCGGCGTGCTGCGCATCGGCATGGAATGCCACCCGTGCTACCAGTGGCTGCTGCGCATCGTCTCGCCCTATCTGGCGGCCTGGCCCGATGTCGATGTGGATGTCAAACAGAAATTCCAGTTCGGTGGCATCGGCGCGCTGATCAATTACGAGATCGACATGCTGGTCACGCCGGACCCGCTGCCGCGGCCGGCCTTGCACTTCGAACCTGTATTTGCCTATGAGCAGGTGCTGGTGGTGCATGGCGAGCACCGGCTGGCGGGGCTGGAAACGATTACACCGGAACAATTGGCGCAGGAAACCCTGATCACGTACCCGGTGCCGATCGACCGCCTCGATATCTACAATCAGTTCCTGCTCCCGGCACGCATCACACCGAAGCAACACAAGACGATCGAGACCACCGACATCATGTTGCAGATGGTGGCCAGCGGACGCGGCGTGACCGCCTTGCCGAAGTGGCTGGTGACCGATTACGCGCCGCAGCTGAGCCTGCGCACCCTGCGCCTGGGGCCGCAAGGCATACAGAAGCATATCTATGTGGGCGTCAGGGAAAGCGATCGCGGCATCGATTATGTGCAGTCGTTTATCGAGATGGCCAGGCAAGCGGACCGCTATCCTTAG
- a CDS encoding SMI1/KNR4 family protein has translation MTYYTRYRHIAIDEARPAPTPAQIAAIETELQASLPASFLDFLQVANGGEIDYYCDVPDGRGGFEQMSFPGLFNADEGDFCDETLVGELRAARKHMDMPEKILPFARDGGDSMLFLDLSDEGQGRVLAYIRELPAWTGPRAPAGLMVLAPSFDAYIASLYLDKNEVIRDLEQYASLPSHLAATAEYLDIGLPGWRDDPDIGPLFRRLEMELCANVQD, from the coding sequence ATGACTTACTACACCCGCTACCGCCATATCGCCATCGACGAAGCCAGGCCGGCACCCACGCCGGCCCAGATCGCCGCCATCGAAACCGAGCTGCAAGCTTCACTGCCGGCCAGCTTCCTGGATTTCCTGCAGGTGGCCAATGGCGGCGAGATCGATTATTACTGCGACGTGCCCGACGGCCGCGGCGGCTTTGAGCAGATGTCGTTTCCCGGCCTGTTCAATGCCGACGAAGGCGATTTTTGCGATGAAACCCTGGTGGGCGAGCTGCGCGCGGCGCGCAAGCACATGGACATGCCGGAAAAAATCCTGCCGTTCGCCCGCGATGGCGGCGATTCCATGCTGTTCCTGGACCTCAGCGACGAGGGCCAGGGCCGGGTGCTGGCGTATATCCGCGAACTGCCGGCGTGGACCGGCCCAAGGGCGCCGGCCGGGCTGATGGTGCTGGCGCCGTCGTTCGACGCCTATATCGCGAGCCTGTATCTGGACAAGAACGAAGTGATCAGGGACCTCGAGCAATACGCGAGCCTGCCCTCGCATCTGGCGGCCACCGCGGAATACCTCGATATCGGCTTGCCCGGCTGGCGCGACGACCCGGACATCGGTCCGCTGTTCCGCCGCCTGGAGATGGAATTGTGCGCTAACGTACAGGACTAG
- a CDS encoding amidase, whose amino-acid sequence MQLHEYTQYDGLGLAELVRQGEVSAAQLQACALEAIHVVNPRINAVIEHWPADAVTLDAAAPFAGVPFLVKDIAVAMAGKKMEMGSRLAAGHMAPADSYLMTQFRRAGLLTIGRTTTPEMAFATTTEAVLYGVTRNPWDLSLSAGGSSGGAAAAVAAGIVPLAHATDAAGSIRVPAASTGLFGLKPSRGRVSNGPAMDEIFSGLGVQLGVSRSVRDSAALLDAVQGPMPGEPYVTAAPGHTWLSQVDAPPGRLRIGVMRDANDGQRPDADTAKALDGCVKLLASLGHHPEDAAPSLGVSWEAFVLANARIWCANLVGWIKGMAQASGRAISPETLEPATLACYRYGQTVSAVEFVAALDVRNTVTRQAGAFFDQYDVLLSPTLPSLPWPLGCYGEDEESMDGFAWTARLFQHSPYTPLANVAGLPAMSVPLAMSGDGLPIGIQFMAGLGREGSLLRLAGQLERAAPWAQRRPAVWAGTA is encoded by the coding sequence ATGCAACTCCATGAATATACACAATATGATGGCCTGGGCCTGGCAGAACTGGTGCGCCAGGGCGAGGTCAGCGCCGCGCAATTGCAGGCCTGCGCGCTGGAGGCGATCCATGTCGTCAATCCGCGCATCAATGCCGTGATTGAACATTGGCCTGCCGATGCAGTAACGTTGGACGCGGCGGCGCCGTTTGCCGGCGTGCCCTTCCTGGTCAAGGATATCGCCGTGGCGATGGCCGGCAAGAAAATGGAAATGGGCAGCCGTCTGGCGGCCGGGCATATGGCGCCAGCTGATTCCTATCTGATGACGCAGTTCCGTCGCGCCGGCCTGCTCACCATCGGCCGCACGACGACGCCAGAAATGGCGTTTGCCACCACCACTGAGGCGGTACTGTACGGCGTCACCCGCAATCCCTGGGATTTGTCGCTGAGCGCGGGCGGCTCCAGCGGTGGCGCGGCGGCGGCCGTGGCGGCCGGCATCGTGCCGCTGGCCCATGCGACAGACGCGGCCGGCTCCATCCGCGTGCCGGCCGCCTCCACCGGCCTGTTCGGCCTGAAGCCCAGCCGTGGTCGCGTCTCGAACGGCCCGGCCATGGATGAAATCTTCAGCGGCCTGGGCGTACAGCTGGGCGTCAGCCGCAGCGTGCGCGACAGTGCCGCCTTGCTCGATGCCGTGCAGGGCCCGATGCCGGGCGAGCCGTATGTCACGGCCGCGCCTGGCCACACCTGGCTGTCGCAGGTCGACGCGCCACCCGGCCGGCTGCGCATCGGCGTCATGCGCGACGCCAACGACGGCCAGCGGCCCGATGCCGACACGGCCAAGGCCCTTGATGGTTGCGTCAAGCTGCTGGCAAGCCTGGGCCACCATCCGGAAGACGCCGCGCCCAGCCTGGGTGTCTCGTGGGAAGCGTTCGTGCTGGCCAACGCGCGCATCTGGTGCGCCAACCTGGTGGGCTGGATCAAAGGCATGGCGCAGGCGTCGGGCCGCGCCATCTCGCCAGAGACGCTGGAACCGGCCACCCTGGCTTGCTACCGCTACGGGCAGACAGTCTCTGCGGTCGAATTCGTCGCCGCGCTCGATGTGCGCAATACCGTCACCCGCCAGGCCGGCGCCTTCTTTGATCAATATGATGTGTTGCTGTCGCCGACCTTGCCATCGCTGCCGTGGCCGCTGGGGTGCTATGGAGAAGACGAGGAATCGATGGACGGCTTTGCCTGGACGGCGCGCCTGTTCCAGCATTCGCCGTACACGCCGCTGGCCAATGTGGCGGGATTGCCGGCCATGTCGGTGCCGCTGGCCATGTCCGGCGATGGCTTGCCGATCGGCATCCAGTTCATGGCCGGGCTGGGCCGGGAAGGGAGTTTGTTAAGGCTGGCTGGGCAGCTGGAACGGGCCGCACCGTGGGCGCAGCGCCGTCCAGCCGTCTGGGCGGGAACAGCATAG
- a CDS encoding DUF4142 domain-containing protein, producing the protein MRLTTTSSRTPSMKSIAIGAAVALLSGMAINSIAANAPGAYDKQFLTKAADAGSTEIAASKVAQSKSSNAEVKQFADSMVADHAKVADELKQLAAARQITVSDQPGTRHKADIAKLSGLEGKKFDQEYAARIGVAAHKDAVKLFTEASQKATDPEIKAFAAKTLPALQHHLDMANALHASLGN; encoded by the coding sequence ATGCGCCTGACCACCACCAGTTCCCGTACGCCTTCCATGAAAAGCATCGCCATCGGCGCCGCCGTCGCCCTGTTGAGCGGCATGGCGATCAACAGCATCGCCGCCAATGCGCCTGGCGCTTACGACAAGCAATTCCTCACCAAGGCGGCCGATGCCGGCAGCACGGAAATTGCCGCCAGCAAAGTTGCCCAAAGCAAGAGCAGCAACGCGGAAGTCAAGCAATTCGCCGATTCCATGGTGGCCGACCACGCCAAAGTGGCCGATGAACTGAAACAGCTGGCGGCAGCCAGGCAGATCACGGTCAGCGACCAGCCGGGCACCCGCCACAAGGCCGATATCGCCAAGCTGAGCGGCCTGGAAGGCAAGAAATTCGACCAGGAATACGCGGCCAGGATAGGCGTGGCGGCGCACAAGGATGCCGTCAAGCTGTTTACGGAAGCGAGCCAGAAAGCCACCGATCCGGAAATCAAGGCCTTTGCCGCCAAGACCTTGCCCGCCTTGCAGCATCACCTGGACATGGCGAATGCCCTGCATGCCAGCCTGGGCAATTGA